The Ectothiorhodospiraceae bacterium BW-2 nucleotide sequence TCCCAAGTCATTGGCTAGACTACCGCCTTATTTCCCACCACTGAAAGAGAGCTTAATCCCGATGTCAACCCTACGAGCCATCCTCTCCCTCCTACTTATCCTTAGTACATCAACCGCCTTTAGCGGCCAGACGCTCACCCTAAATAACGGCTGGAACCTAGTCTCCCTCTACAGCGAAGCGGAGGAGGGGAGGGCGACCGTCGCCGAAACCTTCGCCATCGACGGCATCGAACGCATCTTCGCCTTTATCGACGGTCGCTGGCAATTTTACGATGCGACATCGAACACCGGTTCACTAGGGGCCGAACCCCTCACCCACCTACTCAACCGCGGCGTATGGATCAAGACCAGCCTCAGCAGTGATGCCCCCCCTATCGAACTGACCCTGACCGGCCCGAGCCACAGCCTCGATCCCAACACCCTCAGCTCAGGCTGGAACCTCATCGGCCTAGGCAGCGGCCTCAACGACATCGACAGCTTTAACCAACAGATGGCCCTCTATCCCATCCGCCCCCAGCGCCTCTTCGCCTTTAGCAATGGTAGCTGGCAATTTCGTGACCTCACCAGCCACAGCGGTAGCCTCACCGACCTAGATCCCCACCACGGCCTCTGGCTCTACCTCAACACCGCCCTAACCCTCACCCAAAACAACCAAACCACCTCCCGCATCGACCTAGGCGACGACCTCTACGGCTACCTCTTTGCCGAAGGCACCCCCCGCGATACCCCCCAACCCCTCACCCTACGACACAACAACACCGACTACCCACTCACCGTACCACAGGCCGACAACTACACCCTACAACTCCACGACCCCTACGGCAGCGACTACGCCCCCCTCACCCTCAGCGGTGACACCGACCTAAGCGACCACCTCGCCCAGACCGAACGACTGCGCCCGACCCGACTCTATGTTTACGGCCTACCCGACCAAAACAACCCCGCCACCCTACTGCAAGAGGTCGAACTCTACCAAAACGGCACCCTGCTCGGCACCCTCACCGACCCTGTGACCGGCTTCGAACTCCCCCCCCTGAGCGCAAGCACCGAACTTACCCTCAAAAAATCGGGCTACCTCGACACCCTCCTCGAAACCACCGACCAACCGACCCTCTACGCCGTCATGCAACCGGCCACCTACCAGAGCGGCCAACTCCTCCAAAACCAACGCCTCAATGACGACTACACCGCTACCCGCCCCCTAGAGGCCAGCGCCCCCCTCGCCGTACCGAACAACGGCAACCACCAACTCGGTGCCGTCCTGCTCCACCGCAGCGGCCGCGACAACCCCAACCGCAGCCTCAGCATTCGCCTCACCCCCTACCAGAGCCAGAGCGCCATCCCCGACTTAGAACAACTCCAGAGCGCTGCCGCCCAAGACTTCCTCACCGAACAGAACCTCACCGAGCTACCCGAACGCTGGCACTGGCAAGTGATAGCCGGCAGCCAACTCGACATCATCGACATCAGTCGCGAGACCCGACTTACCCTCAGCGAACGAAGCGCCGACTCCCTCGGTGCCTACGCCACCATCGACCCCTACCAGAGCCAACTCCTCCAGGGCGACCTCAACAACTACCGAGCCCTCCTCGAAGAGCTTCGCGATAGCCGCGACTACCCCACCTCCATCGACCTCTATGTTCGCACCGCAAGCGGCTGGCAAAAAGCGTCCGAGGGCGTCCGCATCATCGACCCCCTCACCGGTTACGATAACCAAGAGAGCTACGCCGTCAAAGGCCAACTCCCCCTCAATCGCCCCCTCATCACCTCCGCCACCCCCGGCAGCCTCATGAGCCAACAGAACAGCGGCGGCCTCTACGACTACGCCTTTGTCCTCAAACAGAACGCCCCAATACAGCGTGATCTCACCCTCACCCTCATCGACGCACAAGGCCAACCCCTCCCCAACGCCCTCATCGCTCTCGACTGGACTCGCTGGGGGCTGACCGATACCAATGGCCAATACACCTTCACCAACCTCACCCTACCGCTCGACCGCACCGCCCTCAACTTCGAAGCGATACACACCAGCACCGCCCGCACCCCCCTCACCCTCAGCATCAACGACCTAGTCGATACCCCCGCCCCGAGCGCCACCCTAGCACTCAACGACACCCTCAACCGCCCCCTCAACCGTCTCCTTGAGAGCCAACAACTCACCCTCACCGGCAGCATCGTTGATAGCCAAAGCGGCAGCCCCATCGTCGGAGCCAGAGTTCGCCTCCAAGCCCCCGCCGCCCTAGCCAACCTCCACTACCACCAAGGCACCTTTAGCGCCTACCAGCTCCACCAAGCCAACTACACCTGGCAGATCCGCATCCGCCCCGGCACCACCAGCCGCCTCTTGCGCCTACTCGACAATCAGTGGCGCACCCTCAAACAGGCCAGCGGTAGCCAAAACGGCCACCGCCTCACCCAAAGCGAACTCCTGCAAGAGCTCATCATCGCCAGTGACGACCAAGACCCTAACGCCCCCTTCACCCTCGTCGGCGACTTCGACCTCAGCCTCACCGTTGAGCACGACCTCGACCAAAATGGCACCATCGACTACACCGAAACCGCCACCAACATGGGCGTCAGCATCGCCCTCAACGAAACCTACCTCACCCTAAACGGCAGCGCCACCGCTGATGAGCGCTACCAACTAAACGGTGGCCCCGACCAAGGCTTCTTTCTCCTCAAACGACTCGATGCTAACGCCCCCGCAGCCGACGCCCTCTGGCAACTCCGCCTCGGCGAGACCACCCTCAGCCTCAACACCCAACCGACCCCCATGATTAGCTGGAAACAGCTCCTACAACACCTCTCCGACCCGACCACTCTCGCCAACCTCATCACCAGCGGCGCCATCGAAGGGAGCGACTTAGCCCTCACCGCCACCCTAAACGGCACCGACTACAGCCAACCCCTACGCCTAGCCGCCCCCTACGCCGACGAACCCCTCTCCATCCTCACCCTCCAAAACGGCAGCGCCACCCCCGGCCAAGGCCTCCCCGAACGGATAGCCCGCACCGACGAGCGCGGCCGCTACCAATTTAACGACATTAACCCCGCCTTTAACGGCGACAGCTTCGCCAGCCTCACCCTCGAAGCGAGCCACCCTAGCTACCAACCCCACCCCCAACCCTCCTGCCCCCCTTTGAGAGCGCCGCCCTCAACCAGACCCTCAACCTCACCGCCATCCCGACTCGCGATGTCACCGTCAGCGTCAACCTCAGCAACACCACCCCCGCCGCCAACGCCACCGTCCGCCTAGGCGACCGCACCCAAACCACCGACAGCCAAGGCCAGACCACCTTCACCGCCGTCCCCCTCGGCAGCTACCACCTGAGCGCCACCCCCACCGAAACCGGCTACGACCTCGCCAGCGACACCCTCACCGTCCAACAGAGCCTAACCGATCCGACCGCACCGCTGACCCCCACCCTCACCGCCACCACCAGCGAATGGCTCTCCCCCCTACCACCCGTGATACAACTCACCGCCAGCGAACTCCAAGGGAGCAACATCGTCATCGAAGGGGCTATTTTCGAATATCGACTCAACAACAACCAACTCGAAGCGATACCCTACGGCCTCGCCGACAACGGTAGCCGCCTGCGCAACCAAGTGAGCCTCACCCTCAACAACCAGACCCAACCGCTCACCCTCAGCCACGACTCCACCTTTCGCCAAACCCTCACCCTCCAACAGGGGCGCAACCAAATCGCCCTCACCGCCCTCAACAGCAGTGGCACCACCACCACCCCGACCCTAGAACGAACCCTCTTCCCCCCCCAAGGGAGCTTTGCCGGCCAACTGACCTACGGCAGCGACGCCCAATTAGCCACCCACGCCAAAGTCACCCTCACCGATGCCAAAGGCGATGGCCGCATGACACGCACCGACAGCGACGGGCGCTACCAATTTAGTGGCCTCATCGCCGGCGAGAGCTACCGCCTCAGCGCCAGCTACTACGCCGATAGCATCAACTACCGCTACACCGACGAACTACTGCTAACCGCTCCGGCCAACAGCCGCCTGACTCTCCCGACCCTCAACCTAAGCGCTGTCGAGACCACCTTTACCGGTGCCCCCCTAGTCGTCCTCAACCCACTCATCGCGCCCGATGAGAACGGCAGCCTCACCTTCAGCGGCCAAATCGCCAACTACGACGCCACCCTCGCCGGTAGCGACCGTCCGGTGACCCTGCTCATCAACGGTCAGAGCGTCGCCCAACTGACAGTCACCCTAACCGATGGCGTAGGGAGCTTCAGCGGCACCCACACCTTAACCGAAGCCGACAATCAGATCGCCATTCGTGCGACCAACCTCAACGGCCTCAGCAGCCAAACCCCGCCACAACTCAGTCGCCTCGACCTAACCCACTATGGCGCTATCGGCCTCACCATTAACGCCAGCGGCGGGATCGGGAGCCAAGGGCGGCTACAGATCTTTAACAGCGCCCAACAGCTAACCGTTGACCGCCAAATTACCCTAACTGGCGAACAGAGCGTTATCGAAATCGATAGACTCGCCTACGATAGCTACCACTACCAACTCGCCCTAAACGGCTACCTTAACCAAAGTGGCAACTTTATCGTCAACGAACCGAGCAGAACGGTGACCGCCCAACTCACTGCCGCCGGTATTGACCTAAGCTGGATTAGCCAGAGCGTCACCCTTCGCCCCTACGCCGAAGACCCCGCACTTGCCCACCTAAGCGGTAACTATACCCTAGAGGTACCAACCAGTCGGGTCGCCGGCCTCAACGGCGAGCTAGGTCTTAGCGCCCTTATCAGCCACAACCACAACCTAGGCACACAACAGCTCACCCTCAGCCTGCCAACTCAACTGCCACCCCCCCTCAGTAGCAGCGACACCACCACCCGCTATCTGATTCCATTTAACTACCTGCTTGAGCTAGTTGCCGGAGAGAATCGTTTCAAACTCACCACTACCACCCGTCAGGCCAGTCAAGAGACGCTGCTCGATAGCCTCACCTACCAACCCCAAACGGTCGATCTTAACAATCAACCACCGCTAGCCTATGCTGGGGAAGATCAAAGCGTCATCAGTGGCGACCGTTTTACCCTAACCGGCCAAGGTAGCGATAGCGACGGCAGCCTCACCGCCTACCTATGGCAACAGCTCGATGGCCCCACCCTCCCTCTAAGCGACCCCACCCTCGCCACCATTGAACTGACCGCCCCCACACTCACCGAGCGCCAATCCGCCATTTTTGAGCTAACCGTCTTTGATAACCAAAACGGCCAAGGGAGCGATATTGTGATCGTAGAGATTGAGCCTAGACTCACCCTTGCACACCCCTTTGAACTAATCGCGCAGAGCGATGTGCGACTCAACACCGTCATCGAATCGAACCCCATCACCGTGAGCGGAATTAATGTAGCCGTTCCCCTCACCATTAGCGGCGGCGAATACCGCATCGACCAAGGCAGCTACACCACCGCCGATGGCAGCGTCACCAACGGCCAAACCGTCACCGTACGCCATACCAGCAGCAGCAGCCACAGCAGCCAAACCGACACCATCCTCACCCTCGGCGGCATTAGCGACACCTTCACCACCACCACCCTCGACGACACCACCCCCGACGCCTTCAGCTTTACCGACCAAACCGGCGTAGCGCTCACCACCCCAACCGAATCGAACACCCTCACCATTACCGGCCTCAACGCTGCCACCCCCATCAGCATCAGCGGTGGCGAATACCGCATCGACAGCGGCAACTACACCACCGAAGCCGGCACTCTCAACAACAACCAAACCGTCACCCTACGCCAAACCAGCGCCTCCAGCTTTAGCACCCTCACCACCGCCACCCTCACCATCGGCGGCGTCGAAGGGAGCTTCAGCCTCACCACCCTAGCGGCCATCACCGCCCCCGAGGCCTTTAGCTTTAACGACCAACAAAAT carries:
- a CDS encoding carboxypeptidase regulatory-like domain-containing protein encodes the protein MSTLRAILSLLLILSTSTAFSGQTLTLNNGWNLVSLYSEAEEGRATVAETFAIDGIERIFAFIDGRWQFYDATSNTGSLGAEPLTHLLNRGVWIKTSLSSDAPPIELTLTGPSHSLDPNTLSSGWNLIGLGSGLNDIDSFNQQMALYPIRPQRLFAFSNGSWQFRDLTSHSGSLTDLDPHHGLWLYLNTALTLTQNNQTTSRIDLGDDLYGYLFAEGTPRDTPQPLTLRHNNTDYPLTVPQADNYTLQLHDPYGSDYAPLTLSGDTDLSDHLAQTERLRPTRLYVYGLPDQNNPATLLQEVELYQNGTLLGTLTDPVTGFELPPLSASTELTLKKSGYLDTLLETTDQPTLYAVMQPATYQSGQLLQNQRLNDDYTATRPLEASAPLAVPNNGNHQLGAVLLHRSGRDNPNRSLSIRLTPYQSQSAIPDLEQLQSAAAQDFLTEQNLTELPERWHWQVIAGSQLDIIDISRETRLTLSERSADSLGAYATIDPYQSQLLQGDLNNYRALLEELRDSRDYPTSIDLYVRTASGWQKASEGVRIIDPLTGYDNQESYAVKGQLPLNRPLITSATPGSLMSQQNSGGLYDYAFVLKQNAPIQRDLTLTLIDAQGQPLPNALIALDWTRWGLTDTNGQYTFTNLTLPLDRTALNFEAIHTSTARTPLTLSINDLVDTPAPSATLALNDTLNRPLNRLLESQQLTLTGSIVDSQSGSPIVGARVRLQAPAALANLHYHQGTFSAYQLHQANYTWQIRIRPGTTSRLLRLLDNQWRTLKQASGSQNGHRLTQSELLQELIIASDDQDPNAPFTLVGDFDLSLTVEHDLDQNGTIDYTETATNMGVSIALNETYLTLNGSATADERYQLNGGPDQGFFLLKRLDANAPAADALWQLRLGETTLSLNTQPTPMISWKQLLQHLSDPTTLANLITSGAIEGSDLALTATLNGTDYSQPLRLAAPYADEPLSILTLQNGSATPGQGLPERIARTDERGRYQFNDINPAFNGDSFASLTLEASHPSYQPHPQPSCPPLRAPPSTRPSTSPPSRLAMSPSASTSATPPPPPTPPSA